One Candidatus Eisenbacteria bacterium genomic region harbors:
- a CDS encoding type 1 glutamine amidotransferase domain-containing protein → MSPLRMNRRVLVLVEHAYEDLELWYPKLRLMEEGMEVVVAGPEKTVYAGKNGYPCKPDRTLDEVRTGDFDALVIPGGWAPDRLRRSSVVLELVKEFDRDRKPIAMICHAGWVPISARILDGRKVTGVSAIKDDLENAGATFIDQSVVVDGHLISSRTPADLPDFCRALIAALGAKVQV, encoded by the coding sequence ATGTCTCCGCTGCGCATGAACCGACGCGTGCTCGTCCTGGTCGAGCACGCTTACGAGGACCTCGAGCTCTGGTATCCCAAGCTGCGGCTGATGGAAGAAGGCATGGAAGTGGTGGTGGCCGGGCCCGAGAAGACGGTGTACGCGGGCAAGAACGGCTATCCGTGCAAGCCCGACCGCACGCTCGACGAGGTGCGCACCGGGGACTTCGACGCGCTGGTGATTCCCGGCGGATGGGCGCCGGATCGCCTGCGCCGCAGCTCGGTGGTGCTCGAGCTGGTGAAGGAATTCGATCGCGACCGAAAGCCCATTGCGATGATCTGTCATGCCGGATGGGTGCCGATCAGCGCGCGCATCCTCGACGGGCGCAAGGTCACCGGAGTTTCGGCCATCAAGGACGATCTCGAGAACGCCGGCGCCACCTTCATCGATCAGAGCGTCGTGGTGGACGGTCACCTGATCTCGAGTCGGACGCCCGCCGATCTGCCCGACTTCTGTCGCGCCTTGATCGCGGCGCTGGGGGCCAAGGTCCAGGTCTGA
- a CDS encoding dicarboxylate/amino acid:cation symporter translates to MRHHLAARMLVGLLIGLVLGSAAHFWFAEAPWLTGFVKYVTDPVGKIFLRLLFMLVIPLIVSALSLGVSGLGDFRSLGRIGLKTLAYTVAVSTVAVLLGVMFVNVFKPGAGLSPDLRARLSAQASAAPPPAPAAGSTGVDFLVGLVPNNVIKAMADGDMLAVMVFALFLGIGMSLTRTEPARRLEEALEGLYDVVMRLLGIVLKFAPIGVACLLFTLTARLGLDVIRQLGAYVLVVVGALAVHQFIVYSLTVAWLGGMSPLKFFSAVRPAMVTAFSTASSNATLPTSLMVAEENLKLPSHVSRFVLTLGSTANQNGTALFEGVTVLFLAQFYGVDLTLAQQVSVAFICVLGGIGTAGVPAGSIPVVVMILGMIGVPAEGIGMILGVDRFLDMCRTTLNVTGDLAAAVVVSRGEESQT, encoded by the coding sequence ATGCGTCACCACTTGGCCGCCCGCATGCTCGTGGGACTGCTGATCGGGCTCGTCCTCGGCTCGGCCGCTCACTTCTGGTTCGCCGAGGCGCCGTGGCTCACCGGCTTCGTGAAGTACGTCACCGACCCGGTCGGCAAGATCTTCCTGCGGCTCCTCTTCATGCTGGTGATTCCGCTGATCGTCTCGGCGCTGTCGCTCGGCGTGTCGGGTCTGGGCGACTTCCGCAGTCTCGGACGGATCGGCTTGAAGACACTCGCCTACACGGTCGCGGTCTCCACGGTGGCGGTGCTGCTGGGCGTGATGTTCGTCAACGTCTTCAAGCCCGGCGCGGGATTGTCGCCCGACCTGCGAGCGCGACTCTCGGCGCAGGCCTCGGCCGCACCGCCCCCCGCGCCCGCGGCAGGCTCGACCGGCGTCGACTTCCTGGTCGGCCTGGTGCCCAACAACGTGATCAAGGCGATGGCCGATGGCGACATGCTGGCGGTGATGGTGTTCGCATTGTTCCTGGGGATCGGCATGTCCCTCACCCGCACCGAGCCGGCCCGGCGCCTCGAGGAAGCGCTCGAAGGGCTCTACGACGTGGTCATGCGCCTGCTCGGCATCGTGCTGAAGTTCGCTCCGATCGGCGTGGCATGTCTCCTGTTCACGCTCACCGCACGGCTCGGCCTCGACGTGATCCGCCAGCTCGGAGCGTACGTCCTGGTGGTGGTCGGTGCGCTCGCGGTGCACCAGTTCATCGTCTATTCCCTGACGGTGGCGTGGCTCGGCGGCATGAGCCCCCTCAAGTTCTTCAGCGCCGTGCGACCGGCAATGGTGACGGCGTTCTCGACGGCATCGAGCAATGCCACGCTGCCGACGTCCCTGATGGTGGCCGAGGAGAACCTCAAGCTGCCGTCGCACGTCAGCCGCTTCGTGCTGACGCTGGGCTCGACCGCCAACCAGAACGGCACCGCCCTTTTCGAAGGTGTCACCGTGCTGTTCCTCGCCCAGTTCTATGGCGTCGATCTCACCCTCGCCCAGCAGGTGAGCGTCGCGTTCATCTGCGTGCTGGGCGGCATCGGCACCGCCGGCGTTCCGGCCGGCTCGATCCCGGTGGTGGTGATGATCCTCGGCATGATCGGCGTGCCGGCCGAAGGAATCGGCATGATCCTCGGCGTGGATCGTTTCCTCGACATGTGCCGCACCACGCTCAACGTGACCGGCGATCTGGCGGCGGCCGTGGTCGTGTCACGCGGCGAGGAGTCCCAGACCTAG
- a CDS encoding response regulator transcription factor — MSKAQVLLVDDDEKTVATVTLYLEHAGFDVVTASDGVGALAMARREPPPDLIVLDLMLPGLDGLEVCRRLREESSAIPIIMLTARSSEEDRLKGLDLGADDYVVKPFSPRELAARVRAVLRRAPGAEDETPLRVGALVIDPARHEATVRGERVPLTPREFRLLEVLARTPGRAFSRSELVERAFGAESEALDRTIDAHIVNLRRKIEVDPARPAIVETVFGVGYRLRGDAS; from the coding sequence ATGTCCAAAGCCCAGGTTCTGCTGGTCGACGACGACGAGAAGACCGTCGCCACGGTGACGCTCTATCTCGAGCACGCCGGCTTCGATGTGGTCACCGCGAGCGACGGAGTGGGGGCGCTGGCCATGGCGCGCCGCGAGCCACCGCCGGATCTGATCGTCCTGGACCTCATGCTGCCCGGGCTCGACGGACTGGAGGTGTGCCGCAGGCTGAGAGAGGAGTCGTCGGCGATCCCGATCATCATGCTCACCGCCCGGTCGTCGGAGGAGGATCGACTCAAAGGCCTCGACCTCGGCGCCGACGACTACGTGGTCAAGCCGTTCAGCCCTCGGGAGCTGGCCGCCCGCGTGCGGGCGGTGTTGCGACGTGCGCCGGGCGCCGAGGATGAGACCCCCTTGCGAGTCGGGGCGCTGGTGATCGATCCGGCGCGGCATGAGGCCACGGTGCGCGGCGAGCGCGTGCCGCTCACGCCACGCGAGTTCCGGCTGCTCGAGGTCCTTGCACGAACGCCGGGCCGCGCGTTCTCGCGCTCCGAGCTGGTCGAGCGGGCGTTCGGCGCCGAGTCCGAAGCGCTGGATCGCACCATCGACGCGCACATCGTCAATCTGCGTCGCAAGATCGAAGTCGACCCCGCCAGGCCTGCGATCGTCGAGACGGTCTTTGGCGTGGGCTACCGACTGCGCGGAGACGCCTCGTGA